The following coding sequences lie in one Zingiber officinale cultivar Zhangliang chromosome 2B, Zo_v1.1, whole genome shotgun sequence genomic window:
- the LOC122046374 gene encoding arogenate dehydratase/prephenate dehydratase 6, chloroplastic-like yields MSTMAVALLSTNPSATPNRRSALLLLPRRLTPAAGFIHRAAASASFPGARRADWQASFSILSSQAAAAGGGAALPGSSSEKSTNDSGDLSAAEPEHGDSAKRSVPEPPVNGTMAGVKSLVSSAAAGGADLAPIPNLPRPLSIGDLSPAPMHGSRLRVAYQGVPGAYSEAAAGKAYPNCEPIPCDQFEVAFQAVELWIADRAVLPVENSLGGSIHRNYDLLLRHRLHIVGEVQLPVHHCLLALPGVRKEYLTRVMSHPQALAQCELTLTRLGLNVTRESFDDTAGAAEYIANNGLRDTAAIASARAAELYGLQVLADGIQDDSGNVTRFVMLAREPIIPRTDRPFKTSIVFAHDREGTSVLFKVLSAFAFRDISLTKIESRPHRHRPIRLVDDANVGTAKHFEYMFHVDFQASMAETRAQNALAEIQEFTSFLRVLGSYPMDMTPWSTSTPPPPPPSAPSS; encoded by the coding sequence ATGTCGACCATGGCGGTTGCCTTGCTGTCCACCAACCCTAGCGCCACGCCAAACCGCAGATCTGCACTCCTTTTGCTTCCTCGACGCCTTACCCCCGCAGCGGGATTCATCCATCGCGCCGCTGCGTCCGCCTCCTTCCCCGGCGCCAGGCGTGCCGATTGGCAAGCCTCCTTCTCCATCTTATCGAGCCAGGCCGCCGCTGCCGGAGGCGGAGCCGCCTTGCCAGGCTCCTCCTCCGAGAAGTCCACTAATGATTCGGGAGATCTCTCCGCCGCCGAGCCTGAGCACGGCGACTCCGCTAAACGGTCCGTCCCTGAGCCCCCCGTCAACGGCACGATGGCAGGCGTGAAGTCGCTGGTGAGTTCCGCAGCTGCAGGCGGGGCGGATCTGGCCCCGATCCCCAACCTCCCGCGGCCGCTGAGCATCGGGGACCTGTCCCCGGCCCCGATGCACGGGTCGCGGCTCCGCGTCGCGTACCAGGGCGTCCCGGGGGCGTACAGCGAGGCTGCGGCCGGGAAGGCGTACCCTAACTGCGAGCCGATCCCCTGCGACCAGTTCGAGGTGGCTTTCCAGGCGGTGGAGCTGTGGATTGCGGACCGGGCGGTGCTGCCGGTTGAGAACTCGCTGGGGGGCAGCATCCACCGCAACTACGATCTCCTCCTCCGGCACCGTCTCCACATCGTGGGCGAGGTGCAGCTGCCGGTGCACCACTGCCTGCTGGCGCTTCCGGGGGTGCGGAAGGAGTACCTGACCCGGGTGATGAGCCACCCGCAGGCGCTGGCCCAGTGCGAGCTCACCCTCACCCGTCTCGGCCTCAACGTCACGCGCGAGTCCTTCGACGACACGGCCGGCGCCGCCGAGTACATCGCCAACAACGGCCTGCGCGACACGGCGGCCATCGCTTCGGCGCGGGCGGCGGAGCTGTACGGGCTGCAGGTGCTGGCGGACGGGATCCAGGACGACAGCGGCAACGTGACGCGGTTCGTGATGCTGGCGCGGGAGCCCATCATCCCCCGCACCGATCGCCCCTTCAAGACCAGCATCGTCTTCGCCCACGACCGCGAGGGCACCTCCGTCCTCTTCAAGGTCCTCTCAGCCTTCGCCTTCCGCGACATCAGCCTCAccaagatcgagagccgcccccACCGTCACCGCCCCATCCGCCTCGTCGACGACGCCAACGTCGGCACCGCCAAGCACTTCGAGTACATGTTCCACGTCGATTTCCAGGCGTCGATGGCGGAGACCCGCGCCCAGAACGCACTGGCCGAGATCCAGGAGTTCACCTCCTTCCTCCGCGTCCTCGGCAGCTACCCCATGGACATGACTCCTTGGTCTACTTcgacgccgccgccgccacccCCTTCTGCTCCCTCATCGTGA